The Pagrus major chromosome 1, Pma_NU_1.0 genome includes the window GTTATCAAGCTAACTCCAGTAATCTCGCTTCATGATACAGAACCCCAGTATTAGCTAACAGTTACCTAATAAAGAAGACCTAACACTCTCGGTCACCCCAGAGCTATGAATGCAATGAGTCAGATTATAGTGAAAACAGAGGAACCCTCTCATAAGAGCCACATCCTTAACTTGAACAGCCAATGTCAGCAGATAAGGAAGAGGGGCCATGTGATGGTGTTAAGGACACAGCCATTGTGTGCTTTAGTGTTGACACATgaccacaaagacaaaaaaatgaaataaccaTGGCATACCTttgcaaaaaaacccaactgAGGCCTATTTCACGAATGCACATATTACATGTGCACTCTTGCTTTTATAAATAACTACAGCAAAAGTAACAAAGATTGGTaatggcaaaaagaaaaagcgTCAAACAAAAGAACCCTGCTTTACAGAGTAAAGAGTATCTCTTCATGTctgatttgtctcttttttgcttggttttctctctctctctgacacactcgcacacaaaaCAGTGAAGAGCTTTGCCAGCATTGACTGCCTCTCTCTCaccaaaacagtgaacaaaacgtgtgatattttttttttaaaaagagagagataagggttttttttctcttcattacTAGTGGCCAGGTTACTTGTTCCACTGCAATTCAGATGCAGTTGCTCGACAAGAAGCCCATCCCCTGGACACGTGACGATGAAAACAAATTGTTCCAGGTAAACTGTAGCGTTAAGACCCATTCATACTATGGAGAGTACAGTCAGAGTGTGTGATTGTCATTGGGTTAGGGTGATGCACAGTAAAATGTGCAGAGATATGAAAGGAGGCGAGGGATTAAGGATGCCTTGTAGTTGAAAAGACGGGTGATATTATTGAGTTCCGTTGTTCTGGCTACTGGCCACAACATGTTCCTGTAAGACTTGTCGGCCCGCTGCGGACTTGATTTGGATGAAGGTTCCTTTGGAGTTCCATGTTATGGTGTCTCCTCAGCCTCCGATAACGACCTAGAGCACCAAACCAACTGTTACAAAAGCACTggggtgtatttttttttttgttgttgcaggtGAAGTTGGCGGGGTGACAGTAGGTAAcgtgtgaaagtgtttttttttatcatggtCTGACTGTGCCATGTGCTTCGGTTAGGGAACATACAAGTGACAAAATTCCAGTTGTAGCTCACAGAATTCAATTTGAGAGTCCAGTCTCCAGCTCTAGGTCCAAAATCCATAATGCTGCACATGGCTGGTTCTCCCCTGACATCCCACAGGCTGGTGCTGCCGGTTAGTGTGGCTTGACAGTGTGCCAACTCGCCCGGAAGGTCACGGTTCAATGGTGAATTCACTCCAAAATCATGTGAGTGTCTAGATGCTGGATTTGTAAACAAGGGTGTAGAGAAAGTATGTGTTGGAGAATGTGGGAGGATCAATGCTACCCTGTAAACAAAAATATTGGGAGTATTTGGGGAAGGGTAGTTTATTCAGGAGCTTGACAGCCATTGTGGTGCAGCAGTGAAGGTTTAAGATCAGCCGCAGTCGGGCTAGTCCGGTCTGAAGATGGGGATCTTAGGTAAGAACTCTATTAGGATTACCTGCAGGGTATAAGAGAAAAGACTGTTACTGACAGACAATAGAGATTTTTCAAGTGGCAGAGATTTTGCTGCAGTGCTTCTACCAAAGTAGCAATTACTTTATAATCTCATGTCACATTGGGCCCAGGGGTGAAAGTAACTCATTACatctactcaaattactgtaattaagtcattgTTTTGGGTACTTGTACTGATTGAGTACAGAGTACAATTTTAATTAATGTCCAAACATTTCATCTGCAATTTTGTGCCTGCTATTGATtatgcattaaacatcaacagttAAACAGTCATCAACAGACAAAGCATTGATGTGTCAGGTATTTACACTCACAGACGTCTGACGTACAGTttcttaaattaatttttaCATTGTGTGCTCTAGTGCAATGTAAGACAAGATGAGAATTATCCCCAGAACTGACTGTTGATTGTTGAATGTCAATCCCAGGTCGTCAAGTAACAACGATGCTTTAGACTGAGCCACTAACCCATATCGTTGGTATTTTACAACctaggaatgagactcaacgaTAAACTCCCTTTCTcaagaatacaaaataataaagtgAATTACTTAAACACACAGAACATAATTTCTGGCACTACAGGTctcataataaaaaaatgaaattaaatttaaaaaaacccaaaagacTCAAGTTTTCTTCCTCATTTTCTGAATCTCTCCTGAAAGCTAGAacaacaggcgaccaaatgagTCGCACCGTCCCCTGAAGAACcgtatggatttctctgggtttgaacattgctggaaacatttggggTAATGCAAGTACACACCttaaaaaatatacaagaaAGGGCCAGTCGTTTCTAGACATTCTGATTCAGAAATGTAACATACTATATTTATTCACTTGGTGCTCGCCATGTAATCTGACCAATCACTATATTCAAATTGAGGATTTTGTTTAAggatttttgatttattttaggGTGATGACATCATAAAATATGATGATAGACATTCAAAGCTTTATTGGAAAAAACCCTCAATAGAAGCTGTGAATATAAAAAGAGAAGTAGAAAAGAGAGTTAACTTATAAGGccattttcaaacaaacacaaacacttcctcATTCATTCTTAATGAGACTACTACATTGACTCTGCAGGAGTCCTGACACAGAGTGGCAGTGGCAGTCGACTACATTCAAGCGCAAGTTTAATCGTAGATTCCTATGTTATGTGGGTTATTCTACTGTTAACCTTTCAAATGTTGCCATGGAGGATTACATGATTGCAGCCATGATGTATTTCCAGTTGTTAAATCGTTCTTCACAGTATTATGACATACCGTATAGGGTTTTGATCTCTGATAAGCCTTTAAAGTTGTTGATCAACTACTCAAACCAGCCttcctgtgttttatcatcTCTCAACAGAAGATACTTACATATTCCATCATGTTGTTGGTTTCACACTTCCTTTTGCTTAGTCTCCAATGCAAACACAACTGCAAACAGAACGCAATAGAGATCAGACATTTTTATAGCATGTCCTAgattcaatattaatacataCACATCACTGCTCACCTTGTGGTAAAGTCTGCTGTTTTCCCACTCCAGGAGTTTCTCTATAGATCTTCTTGTCTGGAACGCAACATTGACATTAGATTAAGTTCTTTCCCCCACTCCCATAAAAATCAGCACACTTTCCAAATCCTTAGTTGATTTGGATTTACTTAGGTTGCAAATGCAACATGGATGAGTATCTCACCCTCTTGCTGAGGCAGATAACAGGCCACAAACTGAAGCccagtgtgcagcagcagcagaggcagccaCACAGGAGCCACCGCACATTCACTGGCAGCGTCTTTCTCAGGCAGCTGTTTACTCGGTTGATACTGGCTTTGAATTCCTCTGGTGCCACCTGAGGGAAGTGCACATACGAGGTTCATTTAATGCCGTAATGTCTAATGTTCTTAGATGGCAGGTTAGAATGCTCTGATAGTGTTCACACCAATATATCTGTGCCACAGGAATGTTATCTGTAGGGATTCAATTCTACAAATCTGCAATTAGATTTGACTTTCAATTTTAAGGTCCCCGAGTAAACCATCTTCCCAAGTAAATCAATTAAGGATCTTTGGCATTGTTATCAGttatgttcagttcagttcatgcCCCAGGGTCAAACCCTCATCTCAAAGAAATCGATAAAGGGTCTTTGGAACATCTGACCCCTGGCTGGTGGAGCGGAGTCACTGATACTGCCTTTGAATACAATgctaacattttttaatgatttcgGATTGAAATTGTGTCACCCCTAGTAATCTGTGATTGTGTTGGTGATTACTTGAATGAAAGCATCAAGACAACATACTGCACcacaaaatgtttcaacattaCTACACATTTACATCAAAACACTCACCTTTCCCGTAAGTGCTGATGGAAATTCTGATTCGAATTTGTTACTTAGCCCAAACCTGCGGGGGTGATGGAAAAAAGTAGACTGTTATACATAAGCAGACATGcacttcattaaaaatgattaattatcaaCTGTACATTTCAGCCCCCCTGTGTGGCAACATTTTACTACACTTAGTCAAAGGTAAAACTGATGAACCCAGCAGGTATCAGGAGTTGAAGATAAACCTCCTGAGATGTACCATGTTGTTACTGAGGGAGCGCTCAGACacattagtattattattattattataacagaTTGGAGGCAATCTGGtatgttatataatatatttaaagtaTGTCCATGTACTTTTGTCATAAATCAAACTAATAGTGTACTATACAGAAGCAGCCCAGTGTCAGTGTTTATCCTGGATTGCAGAGCCAAATGTGTGTAACGTGCAGTGCAACTTGAAGACGAAGCTACaataaaatgctgctgctgtcctgcaGCTTTTTGTTTGCCTGACAGTGGCATTACTGAGGTTACAATTCATTCACACGCAAGGGTTATCAAGTCAGCCAAATCTGATCTAATCAGAGGAGTCTGATAAAATCGTGATAAAATCCCGACATACTGGAAACAAATTCGGGAACAGACTGTCTTGTAAATAGTTGACAGAGTGGCGTGTCACATAATGCAGTAAATGCAGAGAAAGCACATATTTGTTAGGTCATATAACCTTTAGCTAAAACGAAAGTTAAGTCTAATCAGCCACTCCTCGCCTGTTCATAGTTAGCCCGTTGCTAACTTAGTAGCTAGCTGGCTACGCTAGGTCACCAGCGGAAGCTAGCTTAACTAGCAGCCAGTTACCACGGAGACCGCAGCTGCTAATCGTTTCACGGGGACGGTAACCTCCTCTCTCGGTGCCCGTAACTGTCGCTGGTTGCTTACACAGTGACGTGGCCGGACCCTCGCACCACCACCGGGTCCGGAGCGTACTTGAGGAGCTGCTCCTCCGCGGCcctgtcctcgtcctcctcttcctcctcctcctcttcgtaGATCTCATCAAAGTCCTCCATCATCGCACGACTCGGCCTCGCGCTTCCCGGGAGAGACACCGGGAGAGACACGATGCCGACTAACAGCGAAACCGCACCGAGAAAAGAGTACAGTGAGAACCGTGAAGACAGTCACGGAAATATCAGCCCGTCCCGGAGACGATCCAGTTCACATCGTTCAGCAAGCTCcgaaacaaaacatcaacatccGCCGCAGTAACCATACGACACCGGAAGGGGGACAGACGTGCTGAcgtctgactttttttctttttccaaaaagacaatttacattttacagaggAGTGTTTATGTGACATCCACAATTTGGCAAGATATTTACCCTTAACTTGgaaattgtgttgtttgctTCTCTTACACCAAGTACACTAATGTcaatgtatatgtatgtatattttacatgtacatatgtacgcttgtttattattttataggcactgtatatGTGgtaaaagtattcacccccttgtATTGCTTTTCTAAATGGAATCATCAAAATATAGAAACCTCAAATTttacttcagtacagtacttgagtaaatgtaagtTACTTCCTACATGCAttaagcagaagaagaagaagaagaagctcgTTTAACCGGAAGTTGAGTTATATTTTCTTCACATTACCACATGGACGTTGGCAAGAAGTTACATTTAGCCTTCCTTTTAATCCTACAAGCAGAGGATATCTGAGTCTTAATGTCCCCAGTCGCATATAGCTTACAAACTTCATTTTGCTACGCAGTTAAAGATAATTTCAGCAAAGAATATACCACTGGGCGTTAATAcatgtcttattttgaaagggttGACCAGAAGTTCTCGTTTAGCGCTCAAGCTAGCCCGGTTTTACATGTAAACACTTCTGGGAGTTGCAATTAAATAGTAGTCGTGTAAGTACTCTGCTCAGTATTTTCTCAATGACTGAAAACCTTTTATTTATCCAAGTTAAGTTCTGTATCAGCCCGAGAGGTTTACAGTCGACAACGGATAATTAGTCTGTACATGACAGTATCTTACTTCCTGTTCAGGAAGTGTGAAGACAATAAACCACAGTCGATTTTCACACAATGTGGTAAACTGTTTACTTCGCTTATCTGTGGAGGACGTCACTTGGCAAGATGATACGAAGTGAGCACTTTAAAATAATCTTTCAGGTGTTTAAAGAAGTGGCTCCTGCCCCCACAAGCGGTATTGTAACCGTGACACTTTTATCGTGTGTTTTGTTTGGCATCCAAACATATTTCAACTTCATCCCGGGTGTCTTCAGCGTTGGCGCCTCTGTTTTTCAAAATGGACACCTCCACAGACTTTTGACGTACCCTTTTTACCACAAAGACTCTGCCCAGCTTCTCCTGAGCATTACGACCCTGCTGTTTCTCGGTGGCAGCTTGGAGAAAGGTTTCGGCACTGTCCGTTTCCTGTTcttgttcctgctgctgtcgaCCACCACAGGCTTGTTTTACAGCTTCGTGGATCTCATGCAGAGTGACAGCGACCACAGTCACGCCGAGGGGCTGCTTCCTGTGGCCCTGGCATGTGTGGCTGTGACTACCATGCACACAAAAATGACTAGAGGATTCCTGTGTGGAGTCAGTTTCCCCACCATGGCTCTCCCCTGGGTGTTACTCCTCATCACCACCGCCCTCATCCCTCACAGTGTGCTGCCCTGCAACATCATTGGCATCCTGGTTGGGTGGATGTATGGGAAAGGAAGGCTCTCTCTTGTGGACCTGACTGAGGCCAGAGCTGGTGTTCTTGAGAAGATGATGCCTTTCAGGTTGTTGAGGAGCATCAGCGGTGTTATGTTTGTACCTGCTTCCACAGAAGAGCGGAGGAAGACCCTCCTTCCACAAATCAATCCAACACCAGGGTCCTACCCAGTCCAGGCTTACGCTCCACTGTCCAGCATTAACACTGCT containing:
- the rhbdd2 gene encoding rhomboid domain-containing protein 2 — protein: MIRSEHFKIIFQVFKEVAPAPTSGIVTVTLLSCVLFGIQTYFNFIPGVFSVGASVFQNGHLHRLLTYPFYHKDSAQLLLSITTLLFLGGSLEKGFGTVRFLFLFLLLSTTTGLFYSFVDLMQSDSDHSHAEGLLPVALACVAVTTMHTKMTRGFLCGVSFPTMALPWVLLLITTALIPHSVLPCNIIGILVGWMYGKGRLSLVDLTEARAGVLEKMMPFRLLRSISGVMFVPASTEERRKTLLPQINPTPGSYPVQAYAPLSSINTADPTAKFYEGWQNSISAPLSTSTPPLIAHGHGPAHSFGLSHGHSSEPSSGHSCNHNHNHSHGQQ
- the chic2 gene encoding cysteine-rich hydrophobic domain-containing protein 2 yields the protein MMEDFDEIYEEEEEEEEDEDRAAEEQLLKYAPDPVVVRGSGHVTVFGLSNKFESEFPSALTGKVAPEEFKASINRVNSCLRKTLPVNVRWLLCGCLCCCCTLGFSLWPVICLSKRTRRSIEKLLEWENSRLYHKLCLHWRLSKRKCETNNMMEYVILIEFLPKIPIFRPD